A window of Rhodococcus sp. SGAir0479 contains these coding sequences:
- a CDS encoding NUDIX hydrolase, which translates to MPVPEFVAALRERVGHAPLWLPGVSAVVLDDAGRVLLTQRADNRLWAVVSGILEPGEEPGPAVLREVREETGVEAELVRVTSVDTAGPITYPNGDVAGYLDVCFLARAVAGEARVTDDENLDVRWFAPDALPPDLTESSRRRIPAALRDDERAWFARN; encoded by the coding sequence ATGCCGGTTCCGGAATTCGTTGCGGCCCTGCGCGAGCGCGTCGGGCACGCGCCGCTGTGGCTGCCCGGGGTCAGCGCCGTCGTACTCGACGACGCCGGCCGCGTGCTACTGACGCAGCGGGCCGACAACCGGCTGTGGGCGGTGGTCTCGGGCATTCTCGAGCCCGGTGAGGAACCGGGGCCGGCCGTGCTGCGTGAGGTCCGGGAGGAGACCGGTGTCGAGGCGGAGCTGGTGCGCGTCACGAGTGTGGACACCGCCGGCCCCATCACGTATCCCAACGGCGACGTCGCCGGCTATCTGGACGTGTGCTTCCTCGCCCGCGCGGTGGCCGGAGAGGCCCGCGTCACCGACGACGAGAACCTCGACGTGCGGTGGTTCGCGCCCGACGCGCTGCCGCCCGATCTCACCGAGTCGTCACGGCGGCGTATCCCCGCAGCGTTGCGCGACGACGAACGCGCGTGGTTCGCGCGCAACTGA
- the nrdI gene encoding class Ib ribonucleoside-diphosphate reductase assembly flavoprotein NrdI: MASLVYFSSASENTHRFVERLGVPATRIPLHDREGTFEVDEPYVLILPTYGGGTTATGRDTSYVPKQVIRFLNNKHNRDLIRGVIAAGNTNFGESYCYAGNVISQKCQVPYLYRFELMGTVEDVVAVREGLAQFMESEQWHRPSRIQPRLGV; the protein is encoded by the coding sequence ATGGCATCGCTGGTGTACTTCTCCAGCGCGTCGGAGAACACACACCGATTCGTTGAACGACTCGGTGTCCCCGCAACGCGCATTCCGCTGCATGACCGCGAAGGCACGTTCGAAGTCGACGAACCGTACGTCCTGATCCTCCCCACCTACGGCGGAGGCACGACGGCCACGGGACGCGACACGAGCTACGTGCCCAAGCAGGTCATCCGATTCCTCAACAACAAGCACAATCGCGACCTCATTCGAGGGGTGATTGCTGCCGGCAACACGAATTTCGGCGAGTCGTACTGCTACGCCGGAAACGTGATTTCACAGAAGTGTCAGGTCCCGTACCTGTACCGCTTCGAACTAATGGGAACAGTCGAGGACGTCGTCGCAGTGCGCGAGGGCCTCGCACAATTCATGGAGAGTGAACAGTGGCACCGACCATCACGGATTCAGCCCCGGCTGGGAGTGTAG
- a CDS encoding VOC family protein, giving the protein MSGRVVHFEVPFDDGDRARDFYRQAFGWSATEMPELEYTGVSTGPVTDSGMPAEPGYIGGGMFQRSAESPTGPVITVDVPDIDAALEKIESLGGATVSAKQSVGEMGFAAYFRDPEGNVMGLWESARG; this is encoded by the coding sequence ATGAGCGGTCGAGTAGTGCACTTCGAGGTCCCGTTCGACGACGGGGACCGCGCCCGCGACTTCTACCGGCAGGCGTTCGGCTGGAGCGCCACCGAAATGCCGGAACTCGAATACACCGGCGTGTCCACCGGCCCGGTGACCGACTCGGGTATGCCCGCCGAACCCGGGTACATCGGCGGCGGGATGTTCCAGCGCTCGGCGGAGTCGCCGACGGGGCCCGTGATCACCGTCGACGTCCCCGACATCGACGCCGCCCTGGAGAAGATCGAATCGCTCGGCGGCGCCACGGTCTCGGCGAAGCAGTCGGTGGGGGAGATGGGGTTCGCCGCCTACTTCCGGGATCCCGAGGGCAACGTGATGGGTCTGTGGGAGTCCGCGCGGGGCTGA
- the nrdF gene encoding class 1b ribonucleoside-diphosphate reductase subunit beta, which yields MTSAPHAHSPADGTRVKLIDRVSAINWNRVPDDKDSEVWDRLTGNFWLPEKVPVSNDIQSWATLTPHEQQLTMRVFTGLTLLDTIQGTVGAVSLIPDAVTPHEEAVLTNIAFMESVHAKSYSQIFSTLCTTREIDDAFRWSEENPNLQRKAQIVLDYYKGDDPLKRKVASTLLESFLFYSGFYLPMYWSSRAKLTNTADMIRLIIRDEAVHGYYIGYKYQRGLERITEAEREDLKNYTFELLFELYDNEVEYTQDLYDEVGLTEDVKKFLRYNANKALMNLGYEGLFPKDETDVNPAILSALSPNADENHDFFSGSGSSYVIGKAVNTEDDDWDF from the coding sequence ATGACCTCCGCTCCTCATGCGCATTCGCCGGCCGACGGCACGCGCGTCAAGCTGATCGACCGCGTCTCGGCGATCAACTGGAACCGCGTCCCCGACGACAAGGACTCGGAGGTGTGGGATCGCCTCACCGGCAACTTCTGGCTGCCGGAGAAGGTGCCGGTGTCCAACGACATCCAGTCGTGGGCCACGCTGACCCCGCACGAGCAGCAGCTCACGATGCGCGTGTTCACCGGACTGACGCTGCTCGACACCATCCAGGGCACCGTCGGCGCGGTGAGCCTCATCCCCGACGCGGTCACCCCGCACGAGGAGGCGGTGCTCACCAACATCGCGTTCATGGAGTCGGTGCACGCCAAGAGCTACTCGCAGATCTTCTCGACGCTGTGCACCACGCGGGAGATCGACGACGCGTTCCGGTGGTCGGAGGAGAACCCGAACCTGCAGCGCAAGGCGCAGATCGTTCTCGACTACTACAAGGGTGACGATCCGCTCAAGCGCAAGGTCGCCTCGACGCTGCTCGAGTCGTTCCTGTTCTACTCGGGCTTCTACCTGCCGATGTACTGGTCGTCGCGTGCCAAGCTCACCAACACCGCCGACATGATCCGTCTGATCATCCGCGACGAGGCCGTGCACGGTTACTACATCGGCTACAAGTACCAGCGCGGACTCGAGCGGATCACCGAGGCCGAGCGCGAGGACCTCAAGAACTACACGTTCGAGCTGCTGTTCGAGCTGTACGACAACGAGGTCGAGTACACGCAGGACCTGTACGACGAGGTCGGGCTCACCGAGGACGTCAAGAAGTTCCTGCGCTACAACGCCAACAAGGCGCTGATGAACCTCGGCTACGAGGGCTTGTTCCCGAAGGACGAGACGGACGTCAACCCGGCGATCCTGTCCGCCCTGTCGCCGAACGCCGACGAGAACCACGACTTCTTCTCGGGCTCGGGTTCGAGCTACGTCATCGGCAAGGCCGTCAACACCGAGGACGACGACTGGGACTTCTAG
- a CDS encoding NAD(P)H-dependent oxidoreductase, which translates to MSQTRVLALVGSLRAGSVNRQLAETAAAVAPEGADVTIFEGLGDLPFYNEDVDVPGATIAGVDALRAAAAEADALLLVTPEYNGTVPAVLKNAIDWLSRPYGAGAVKDKPVAVISASPSPNAAKWAHDDARKALGIAGAKVHDIELSIGGTIQKFGELHPRENAEVAEQVRGVVAALVEASAELVNA; encoded by the coding sequence ATGTCTCAGACCCGCGTTCTCGCCCTCGTCGGCAGCCTCCGTGCCGGATCCGTCAACCGTCAGCTCGCCGAGACCGCTGCGGCCGTCGCCCCCGAGGGCGCCGACGTCACGATCTTCGAGGGCCTCGGAGACCTGCCCTTCTACAACGAGGACGTCGACGTCCCCGGCGCCACCATCGCCGGCGTCGACGCGCTGCGTGCCGCCGCCGCCGAGGCCGACGCACTGCTGCTGGTCACCCCGGAGTACAACGGCACCGTTCCCGCCGTGCTGAAGAACGCCATCGACTGGCTCTCGCGTCCGTACGGCGCCGGTGCCGTCAAGGACAAGCCGGTGGCCGTGATCAGCGCGTCCCCGAGCCCCAACGCCGCCAAGTGGGCCCACGACGACGCGCGCAAGGCTCTCGGCATCGCCGGCGCCAAGGTGCACGACATCGAGCTGTCCATCGGCGGCACCATCCAGAAGTTCGGCGAGCTGCACCCGCGTGAGAACGCCGAGGTCGCCGAGCAGGTGCGCGGCGTCGTCGCCGCTCTGGTGGAAGCGTCCGCGGAGCTCGTGAACGCCTGA
- a CDS encoding ABC transporter substrate-binding protein — protein MSSSQPVRTVRRATVAVLVATAALVGLTGCGDSADDDASTIVRTTTKIAGAGVVSVERDTRAACATPTPADPGAADPQRIVVLDAAAMDSVCALGLWERVVGAAASPGDTPQPSYLGTGVSLLPGVGPTAAPDVDLVAKASPDLILGSSPASPELADRLRAIAPTVFVGGDPVQWKSRFLESGKALGRAGAARQALDAYTSNAARIGTEINARQTQASVLRFGADRTAVEGPGSFSGQVLADTGVQRPAYQRLEVASQDVDDLGGLPAAEGDLIYVSFDGPDGLEHGTAVMESDAWSDLGAVTDGRVFAVDDAVWNAGNGVVAARAVLTDLQESLNAYVS, from the coding sequence TTGTCCAGTTCCCAGCCCGTCCGCACCGTCCGCCGCGCCACCGTCGCCGTGCTCGTGGCGACCGCGGCCCTCGTGGGACTCACCGGCTGCGGTGACTCGGCGGACGACGACGCGAGCACCATCGTGCGGACGACCACCAAGATCGCGGGCGCGGGTGTCGTGAGCGTCGAGCGCGACACCCGCGCCGCCTGCGCCACCCCCACACCGGCGGACCCTGGCGCGGCCGACCCGCAGCGGATCGTCGTACTCGACGCCGCGGCAATGGATTCGGTGTGCGCGCTGGGCTTGTGGGAGCGGGTAGTGGGCGCGGCAGCCTCCCCGGGCGACACCCCGCAGCCCTCGTACCTGGGCACCGGCGTCTCGTTGCTGCCGGGCGTCGGTCCCACGGCCGCTCCGGACGTGGACCTCGTCGCGAAGGCGTCGCCGGACCTGATCCTCGGCTCCTCCCCGGCCTCCCCCGAACTCGCCGACCGCCTGCGGGCGATCGCCCCCACGGTGTTCGTCGGCGGCGATCCGGTCCAGTGGAAGTCGCGCTTCCTCGAGTCCGGCAAGGCGCTCGGACGTGCCGGTGCGGCCCGGCAGGCGCTCGACGCCTACACCTCGAACGCCGCCCGGATCGGTACCGAGATCAACGCCCGTCAGACGCAGGCGTCGGTGCTCCGGTTCGGTGCGGACCGGACCGCGGTCGAGGGCCCGGGCTCGTTCTCGGGGCAGGTTCTCGCCGACACCGGCGTCCAGCGCCCGGCGTACCAGCGGCTCGAGGTGGCGTCGCAGGACGTCGACGACCTCGGCGGTCTCCCGGCGGCCGAGGGCGACCTGATCTACGTGAGTTTCGACGGGCCGGACGGGCTCGAGCACGGGACGGCGGTGATGGAGTCCGATGCCTGGTCCGACCTGGGCGCCGTCACCGACGGCCGCGTGTTCGCGGTCGACGACGCCGTGTGGAACGCCGGCAACGGGGTGGTGGCGGCCCGCGCGGTGCTGACCGACCTGCAGGAAAGCCTCAACGCCTACGTGAGCTAG
- a CDS encoding NmrA family NAD(P)-binding protein gives MDRFQPRGGELAVIGAAGKTGAAVVRALAGRPVRRVVHTARRAGDRRVDLETGEGLEAALTGCRGVYFIAPNVHPDEPGLLRRTLDAAARAGVHHVVYHSVAWPHTPAMPHHLDKAVCEDMLRTHGGVQWTILQPCAYAENFPTLLDGTATALEVPYSPDAPFTFVRLADVAAAAARVLDEGADVHHGVTYELGAAEVSSIGQWARALPHEVTVRRIGVDEWADRYGGDLPRDARDRLIAMFDFYDRHGFVARSTGWEALLARPPGRPAPDRVPAGR, from the coding sequence ATGGATCGGTTCCAGCCCCGCGGCGGCGAACTCGCCGTCATCGGCGCCGCCGGAAAGACCGGAGCGGCAGTCGTTCGCGCGCTCGCGGGGCGGCCGGTGCGCCGGGTGGTCCACACTGCCCGGCGCGCCGGTGACCGCCGCGTCGACCTCGAGACGGGGGAGGGGCTCGAGGCCGCCCTGACGGGCTGCCGGGGGGTGTACTTCATCGCACCCAACGTGCACCCCGACGAGCCGGGGCTGCTGCGCCGGACGCTCGACGCGGCGGCCCGGGCCGGCGTGCACCACGTCGTCTACCACTCGGTGGCGTGGCCGCACACCCCCGCGATGCCGCACCATCTCGACAAGGCGGTGTGTGAGGACATGCTGCGCACCCACGGGGGAGTGCAGTGGACGATCCTGCAGCCGTGTGCGTACGCCGAGAACTTCCCGACGCTGCTCGACGGCACCGCCACGGCGCTCGAGGTGCCGTACAGCCCGGACGCGCCCTTCACGTTCGTGCGCCTTGCGGACGTCGCCGCGGCGGCCGCCCGGGTGCTCGACGAGGGCGCCGACGTCCATCACGGCGTCACCTACGAACTCGGCGCCGCCGAGGTGTCGAGCATCGGGCAGTGGGCCCGCGCCCTCCCGCACGAGGTCACGGTGCGCCGCATCGGCGTCGACGAGTGGGCCGACAGATACGGCGGCGATCTGCCGCGCGACGCGCGCGATCGCCTGATCGCGATGTTCGACTTCTACGATCGGCACGGGTTCGTGGCCCGCAGCACAGGGTGGGAGGCATTGCTCGCCCGGCCGCCCGGCCGTCCCGCTCCCGATCGCGTGCCGGCGGGCCGCTGA
- the nrdE gene encoding class 1b ribonucleoside-diphosphate reductase subunit alpha, which translates to MAPTITDSAPAGSVERAAARPDASGELDYHALNAMLNLYGPNGEIQFDKDVAAARQYFLQHVNQNTVFFHNLDEKLDYLVEENYYEPEVLDQYSREFVKSLIDRAYAKKFRFPTFLGAFKYYTSYTLKTFDGKRYLERFEDRVCMVALTLAAGDEELATKLVDEIISGRFQPATPTFLNSGKKQRGEPVSCFLLRIEDNMESIGRSINSALQLSKRGGGVALLLSNVREHGAPIKKIENQSSGVIPIMKLLEDSFSYANQLGARQGAGAVYLHAHHPDIYRFLDTKRENADEKIRIKTLSLGVVIPDITFELAKKNEDMYLFSPYDVERIYGVPFADINVTEKYHEMVDDKRIRKSKIKAREFFQTLAELQFESGYPYIMFEDTVNRANPIEGKVTHSNLCSEILQVSTPSYFNDDLSYSHVGKDISCNLGSLNIALTMDSPDFAQTIETSIRALTAVSDQTHIYSVPSIEQGNNDSHAIGLGQMNLHGYLARERIFYGSEEGIDFTNIYFYTVLFHALRASNLIAKERGSYFKGFPQSKYASGEFFDKYTEQVWEPATDRVRQLFADADVHIPSQDDWRELKASVQQYGIYNQNLQAVPPTGSISYINNSTSSIHPVAAKIEIRKEGKIGRVYYPAPYLTNDNLEYYQDAYEIGYEKIIDTYAAATQHVDQGLSLTLFFKDTATTRDVNKAQIYAWRKGIKTLYYIRLRQMALEGTEVEGCVSCML; encoded by the coding sequence GTGGCACCGACCATCACGGATTCAGCCCCGGCTGGGAGTGTAGAGCGCGCTGCGGCACGACCCGATGCATCGGGCGAGCTGGACTACCACGCGCTCAACGCAATGCTGAACCTGTACGGTCCCAACGGCGAGATCCAGTTCGACAAGGACGTCGCCGCCGCTCGGCAGTACTTCCTCCAGCACGTCAACCAGAACACGGTCTTCTTCCACAACCTGGACGAGAAGCTCGACTACCTGGTGGAGGAGAACTACTACGAGCCCGAGGTCCTCGACCAGTACTCGCGTGAGTTCGTGAAGTCGCTGATCGACCGGGCGTACGCGAAGAAGTTCCGGTTCCCGACGTTCCTCGGTGCCTTCAAGTACTACACCTCCTACACGCTCAAGACGTTCGACGGCAAGCGTTACCTGGAGCGCTTCGAGGACCGCGTCTGCATGGTCGCGCTCACGCTCGCGGCCGGCGACGAGGAACTCGCCACCAAGCTCGTCGACGAGATCATCTCCGGCCGCTTCCAGCCGGCCACCCCGACGTTCCTCAACTCGGGCAAGAAGCAGCGCGGCGAGCCCGTCTCGTGCTTCCTGCTCCGCATCGAGGACAACATGGAGTCGATCGGCCGTTCGATCAACTCGGCCCTGCAGCTGTCCAAGCGCGGTGGCGGAGTTGCGTTGCTGCTCAGCAACGTTCGAGAGCACGGCGCGCCGATCAAGAAGATCGAGAACCAGAGCTCGGGTGTCATCCCGATCATGAAGCTGCTCGAGGACTCGTTCTCGTACGCCAATCAGCTCGGTGCCCGTCAGGGCGCCGGTGCGGTGTACCTGCACGCGCACCACCCCGACATCTACCGCTTCCTCGACACCAAGCGCGAGAACGCCGACGAGAAGATCCGCATCAAGACGCTGTCGTTGGGTGTCGTGATCCCGGACATCACGTTCGAGCTGGCGAAGAAGAACGAGGACATGTACCTCTTCTCGCCGTACGACGTCGAGCGCATCTACGGTGTGCCGTTCGCGGACATCAACGTCACCGAGAAGTACCACGAGATGGTCGACGACAAGCGGATCCGCAAGTCGAAGATCAAGGCGCGCGAGTTCTTCCAGACCCTCGCCGAGCTGCAGTTCGAGTCGGGCTACCCCTACATCATGTTCGAGGACACGGTGAACCGGGCCAACCCGATCGAGGGCAAGGTCACCCACTCCAACCTGTGCTCGGAGATTCTGCAGGTCTCGACGCCGTCGTACTTCAACGACGACCTGTCCTACAGCCACGTCGGCAAGGACATCTCCTGCAACCTCGGTTCGCTGAACATCGCGCTGACGATGGACTCTCCCGACTTCGCGCAGACCATCGAGACGTCGATCCGTGCGCTGACCGCGGTGTCGGACCAGACGCACATCTACTCGGTCCCGTCGATCGAGCAGGGCAACAACGACTCCCACGCGATCGGCCTGGGACAGATGAACCTGCACGGCTATCTCGCTCGCGAGCGCATCTTCTACGGCTCCGAAGAGGGCATCGACTTCACGAACATCTACTTCTACACGGTCCTGTTCCATGCGCTCCGCGCGTCGAACCTGATCGCGAAGGAGCGCGGCAGCTACTTCAAGGGCTTCCCGCAGTCCAAGTACGCGTCGGGTGAGTTCTTCGACAAGTACACCGAGCAGGTGTGGGAGCCGGCCACCGATCGGGTCCGGCAGCTGTTCGCCGACGCCGACGTGCACATCCCGTCGCAGGACGACTGGCGTGAGCTGAAGGCCTCGGTGCAGCAGTACGGCATCTACAACCAGAACCTGCAGGCCGTTCCGCCGACCGGGTCGATCTCGTACATCAACAACTCCACCAGCTCGATCCACCCGGTGGCCGCGAAGATCGAGATCCGCAAGGAAGGCAAGATCGGTCGTGTCTACTACCCTGCGCCGTACCTGACGAACGACAACCTGGAGTACTACCAGGACGCGTACGAGATCGGCTACGAGAAGATCATCGACACGTACGCCGCCGCCACCCAGCACGTCGACCAGGGCCTGTCGCTGACGCTGTTCTTCAAGGACACCGCCACCACCCGGGACGTGAACAAGGCGCAGATCTACGCGTGGCGCAAGGGAATCAAGACGCTGTACTACATCCGCCTGCGTCAGATGGCGCTCGAGGGCACCGAGGTGGAGGGTTGCGTCTCGTGCATGTTGTGA
- a CDS encoding ABC transporter substrate-binding protein: MGVAVSLALAGCSSTSDTGETTTTASPGFPRSVEHFRGTATIDAQPQRIVTLDNSYADAVLLLESPLVGYVDYREQGLPDYLGDARTEYAADAVSVGKVQNVSLEQVAQLQPDLILSAEVRDGKNYEALSALAPTVFSQSTGPTWKDNIRLVARALGKEDLAEQKIGEYEARARAIGDEINAKANNPKVSVVRFAGEPTARLYRTTSFSGIVLADAGLARPDSQGPDPADAGSIMNSISPERLNEADADVIFVATYEDPAGKSLEAAQAFLQNPLWGTLKGRIVNVDDAMWMTPVSIQGAHEILDDLAEAFGVDPHNS; this comes from the coding sequence GTGGGTGTCGCCGTCAGCCTCGCCCTCGCCGGCTGTTCGTCGACCTCGGACACCGGTGAGACAACGACGACCGCGTCGCCGGGGTTCCCCCGGTCGGTCGAGCACTTCCGCGGCACCGCGACCATCGACGCGCAGCCGCAGCGCATCGTCACACTCGACAACAGCTACGCCGACGCCGTCCTGCTCCTCGAGTCGCCGCTCGTCGGCTACGTCGACTACCGCGAACAGGGCCTGCCGGACTATCTCGGTGACGCCCGCACCGAGTACGCGGCCGACGCCGTGTCGGTGGGCAAGGTGCAGAACGTGAGCCTCGAGCAGGTCGCGCAACTCCAGCCGGACCTGATCCTGTCGGCGGAGGTGCGCGACGGGAAGAACTACGAGGCGCTCTCGGCCCTCGCCCCGACGGTGTTCTCGCAGTCGACCGGGCCGACGTGGAAGGACAACATCCGGCTCGTCGCACGCGCCCTCGGCAAGGAGGACCTGGCCGAGCAGAAGATCGGCGAGTACGAAGCGCGTGCCAGGGCGATCGGTGACGAGATCAACGCGAAGGCGAACAACCCCAAGGTCTCGGTCGTCCGTTTCGCCGGCGAGCCGACCGCGCGCCTGTACCGCACGACGTCGTTCAGCGGCATCGTGCTGGCCGACGCCGGCCTCGCCCGCCCGGACAGCCAGGGACCGGACCCCGCGGACGCCGGCAGCATCATGAACTCGATCAGCCCCGAACGCCTCAACGAGGCCGACGCCGACGTCATCTTCGTCGCGACGTACGAGGATCCGGCGGGTAAGTCGCTCGAGGCGGCGCAGGCATTTCTGCAGAACCCGCTGTGGGGAACACTGAAGGGGCGCATCGTGAACGTGGACGACGCGATGTGGATGACGCCGGTGAGCATTCAGGGCGCGCACGAGATCCTCGACGACCTCGCCGAGGCGTTCGGAGTCGATCCGCACAACAGCTAA
- a CDS encoding siderophore-interacting protein gives MSPDDCPYFFAPVSSVVRVTPNMQRVTLTGGDLARFVSSGVPDERLLVVFPDEGAARPPAPERLGNAWDYPTDGPRPEMRSYTVRRWDPQSREMDLDFAVHDGGAAVRWALQARPGHVLGVTAASGWYRPPVDTSWRLLIADMTALPAVGRIVGELAPGTRVHVVAEVTTAADEQQVPTSGDVTYTWLHGTGNGVGPSALAAAARVWNRPDGPGYVWFAGEAGLSRAVRRWVRHELGWPTARYDVIGYWRADKEAWTARYERVRERIEAAQHAALSAGGDFDSVRDAVDDAMDRAGL, from the coding sequence GTGTCCCCCGACGACTGCCCCTATTTCTTCGCGCCCGTGTCGTCCGTCGTGCGGGTGACCCCCAACATGCAGCGCGTCACGCTGACGGGCGGGGACCTCGCGCGCTTCGTCTCCAGTGGCGTCCCCGACGAGCGACTACTGGTGGTGTTCCCCGACGAGGGCGCCGCGCGACCGCCGGCCCCGGAGCGGCTGGGAAACGCCTGGGACTACCCCACCGACGGGCCGCGCCCGGAGATGCGCAGCTACACCGTCCGACGCTGGGACCCGCAGAGCCGTGAGATGGACCTCGACTTCGCGGTCCACGACGGCGGCGCGGCCGTGCGGTGGGCGCTGCAGGCCCGTCCCGGCCACGTGCTGGGCGTCACGGCGGCCTCGGGCTGGTACCGCCCGCCGGTCGACACCTCGTGGCGGCTGCTGATCGCCGACATGACCGCACTGCCCGCGGTGGGCCGCATCGTCGGGGAACTCGCGCCCGGCACGCGCGTGCACGTGGTCGCGGAGGTCACCACCGCCGCGGACGAGCAGCAGGTCCCCACCTCGGGTGACGTCACCTACACGTGGCTGCACGGCACCGGCAACGGCGTCGGCCCGAGTGCGCTCGCCGCTGCCGCGCGCGTGTGGAACCGGCCGGACGGTCCGGGGTACGTGTGGTTCGCCGGCGAAGCGGGCCTGTCCCGCGCCGTGCGCCGATGGGTGCGTCACGAGCTCGGCTGGCCCACCGCGCGGTACGACGTCATCGGCTACTGGCGCGCCGACAAGGAGGCCTGGACGGCGCGGTACGAGCGGGTGCGCGAGCGCATCGAGGCCGCGCAGCACGCCGCCCTGTCCGCGGGCGGCGACTTCGATTCGGTGCGCGACGCCGTCGACGACGCGATGGACCGGGCCGGGCTGTGA
- the nrdH gene encoding glutaredoxin-like protein NrdH yields MSITVYTKPACVQCNATYRALDKAGLEYDIVDISENPEARDFVMALGYLQAPVVVSGDDHWSGFRPDRIKALTANAA; encoded by the coding sequence ATGAGCATCACCGTCTACACCAAGCCCGCCTGCGTTCAGTGCAATGCCACCTACCGTGCCCTCGACAAGGCCGGTCTCGAGTACGACATCGTCGACATCTCCGAGAACCCCGAGGCGCGCGACTTCGTGATGGCCCTCGGATACCTCCAGGCCCCCGTCGTGGTCTCCGGTGACGACCACTGGTCCGGCTTCCGTCCGGACCGCATCAAGGCCCTCACCGCAAACGCCGCCTGA